The nucleotide sequence TATCAAATATAAATTTTGATAAAGATAAGGTTGAAAAATTAAAATTAGTATTTAAAAACAGTAGACATAGTGATATTAATTTAATGGAACTCTTTATAAGAATTCCAAAAGAATATTTAGAAATAGAGCACTATAATTCAATTGTGGATATAATACAAAAAGATGATTTCAAAAATATTTGGTTTATAGATCATCTTATAAAAAGGGTTTCTGATTTAGAATTGAATATTGAAATTGAAATTGAGAAGTTACTCGATATAATAATTCTAAAAACTGAATTAAATGATAATCTGTTTATGTCTGGTGATTTTTTCGAAATAGTCAATGACCACTATCAATCATCTTTCATAAGAAACTTAAAAAAAATTGAAAAGATTTATTTGTATTTAGATAATGCAGGAAGGCATTTTGATTATGATTTGAAAGTATTAAAGATGATTTTATCACAAAACCCTAATTTTATAATTGATTTATTGAAATATAATTTTGACGATAAAGACTATTTGTCTAGAAGAGATTTTGAAGAAAATGATTTCAAGAAACTTTGGGATTTGGACAATTATGAAATTGTTTTTAAAAATATGATTAATTATTTAGTCAATTTTAAAAGTATATTTCTCCACCGTGCTTCAGAACTTTCTAGTGCATTTAGAGGGGATAGCCAAAAAGAAATTGATTTTTTACATAATCAATTGCTGAATACTGAAAATAAAAAGATGATTGAATTAATATTCAATATTATCACTAGTATTTACCGAGATAAAATGTTAGACTTTCTGAAATTGATTTTAGATAAAAATTGTGATGCAGAACTTTTCAAAAGACTTGATTTTTATACTTCTGCTGGAATAACAATGGGTAGTAGATTGCCAAATATGCAATTTGAATTATCTCAATTTGAAAAAGTGAGAGATTTTCTTATAGAACAAAATAACATAAACTACTATGAATTTATAGAAATCATTAATCGAAATATTATGTATTCTAAAATGAGTATTGAAAGCGAAAGAAAAAGTGAATTCGTTAGTGAATGGGATTAATAACAAAGTAATTAAATATGTGTAAAAAAACAAGAACCTCAATTCCGCAACTCAATAAAGTCAGGGCAATTCTTCAACAAGAAATAAACTCTAAATGTCCTTTTTGTAGTGGAACTGATGTTGGACATTTCGAAATACATCATATTGATGAAAATCCAAATAATCATAAAACTGAAAATTTACTTTTGCTTTGCCCAACCTGTCATTCTAAAATAACTAAAAAGGACATTCTTATTGATGAAGTTTTGAAAGTAAAGCAAAATAAAACTAACCTAAATTCTATTATTCAATTTATTTCAACAACAATTGATAGTGAAAATTGTAGTTGGGAATCATACGAGAATATCCCTAATGCTTTTAAAGCAGTTAACCTTAAATCCTTATTTCCCATTTTTAATTTCAGTTTAATAAATAATTCTGACAAACCGGTTTTACTAACTAATATTGTTATTACAAATAAGCATTTGCCTGTTGGTCTTAATGGACCATATACTCCATTACCGTATATATTGAGACCAATCATAACTTATAAAATTAAATTACCTGGAAACAATAAAACAATCAATACATCTCTAATAGATGAAATAGTAATTCCGCAAGGAGAATTTTCCAAGTTTCAAATAGAATTATATTCTGAAAGTATGGATGATTTTATACCACCTAATAAATACGCTTTAAATTTAAAATTGGGTTTCAATAATGATTTCTATATTGATATACCAAAGATTTTATTGAATTCTGATAAAGATTATAATAAACTAACCTATATTGGAACAAACTAAACACTAAATTTAGAATAAAAAAACAACACTTATAACAAAATGAAACTAGTAGCAATTTGGGTTGAAGATTTTATGCGAATTAAGAATCAAGGTTTTAACTTTGGAGGTAAAAATACTTATGATTTCAATTTTAATAAAGAGGAAAGAATACTGAGAGTAAATTCAGTCAATACACCAGACTATTATGACTTATTTGATAATTCTGAAATCAAAAATATATCTGGAATAATAGGCATAAATGGATCAGGAAAGAGCTCTTTATTAAAATTGATAAATGTAATTTCAGCTGAAAAGCCTCTTGAAAAAAATGTTGTCATTATCATTGAAAACGAAGAAAAAAAGTCATTTGAAATATTTGATTATAGAAGTAGTACTTTCGGAGGTTTTGGAATGAACCAAGCTATTACTATTTTACTTCCTGAAAAAGGTGATTTTTCAAAAGAAACAGAAAAAAAACAAAAGTTAACAATCAAAAAAAATATAAATCCATTCAAAGAAATTGATTTAATCTTCTATTCAAACTTAACATCTAATCAAAATGTGAATTATTTAGGTTTAGATAATCATTTAAACCGTTCTGTTGATTATCAGTTAAGACAATCTCTCTCTCCAGAAAATGTATCTGAATATTTAAAACAATATAATAAAAAGAAAGAAGACAATCCTAAATTTTTACTTTTAGAAGAAAGCTTCAATTTACAATCTATATATCAAAATAATAGGTTAGAAAGAATGGTACGTTTTCTTTCTGATTACAAAGAAAATAATTTTTCAATTTTAGGTGAAATAAATTTCCCCGATAGAATAACAATATGGTTTAATGAAAATATTTTTTCTCAGACAATTAAAGTTTTAGAAAATTCTGAATACGATTTTAAAAGATTAAAAGAAATATCTGAGCATTGTTTTAAATCATATAATCAAATCACAAATCCTAAAGAGAAATTAAAAAATGGAATAAAATTTCATTACTTCTTTTTTGCTTTCTATAATGATTTTTTTAAAAGAAGTGGTGAATTTGGGTATCTAGAGAATATTTCAACTTTTGTTAAATCTGTTTCTTTAGATGGTAATATTTTTAACTCAATATTTGAATTTTTAATTTCTCACAATAGTGAAAAACAAAATTATGAGATTGATAAAATTAATGTTTTATTAAAAAACCTTGATATTCTACTCGAAAATATCGAAATAAATGAGTCAAAAGAATTCTTTGGTAATGGAAATTATGAACTCTCAATAAACAAGCATTTATGGGAATTTCTAAAAGAAATACTTCAAATAACAGATTTCAAATTTGAAGCTTTAATAGATTACCGTATTACTCCTTTTAGTTCAGGAGAAGAAGCCATTCTATATCAATTATCAGAGTTTCACGAAGCATTCAATCACTCCCAAAAAGATAATATACTAATTAGTATTGATGAAGGAGAATTGTATTTACATCCTGAATGGCAGAGAAAATATATAAATACCTTATTTCAATTTTTCCAACTTTATGGAAAAAAATATGAGAAAAAAATCCAAATCATTATTACCTCGCATTCTCCTTTTATAGTTTCTGATATTCCAAAACACAACCTAATATTTTTGACAAAAGATGGAAAAGGAAATTGTAAAGTATCTAAGTCGGAAAATCACTTACCAACTATGGGAGGCAATATTTTTGAACTTTTCAATGATGGATTCTATGTTAAGGAATTTATTAGCGAGTTTGCTTTCCACAAAATTAATCAAGCTATAAAGTGGTTAAATGATGAAGAATCAGAGTTTAAAGATATTCTTGAAGTTGAAAATTTCAATAAACTAATAGGCGAATCTTTAATTAGAGATGAAATTCAAAAAATGATTGATTTCAAAAAAATGAAAAATTTTGATGAATATTACGAACTCATTAAAACCAATAAATCTACCAACAAAAATGATTAGTGTACATTACTCAAATTATAAATCTTTTTTAGAAACACATTCAGAATCTATTTTGGACTATTGTAATACAATTGCTAAAAAATATAGTACTAAAAATATAGATAGTTTGATAAAAAACTATTTTAACGGATTTATAAGTGATTTTGAGGATTTGTTAAAAGCTAGTCCTGAAAAATTATATAAAATTAAAACTTATTTCGATGCACTGCCTTTAGCTGACCGAGAACTAATCAACAAAGATTTTGACCTCGAAACCCTGTATAATTATTTTATTAATGGAATCTACGAAAATAAAAAACTTGGTATTAAATATTCATCTTCGTATTTAGCCGATAACTTAGACATCTTCGCTTGTCCATATTGCAATGAAAATTTTACATATTCATTCAGGTATAAAGCTGGTGTCAATCCTGTTAGAAGAACATTTGATTGGGATCATATTTACTCCAAAACGGATTATCCTTTTTTAGCCATTTCATTCTTTAATTTAGTTCCTTGCTGTAAAGTCTGTAATTTTATTAAATCAGATCAAAATATAGATTTTTTTAATCCCCATCAAAATATTAACGTTAATGATTCTTATTTTTTTCTTCTAAACCCTACAGGAGCTGGTTTTATTACAGATACTAGTAAATTAGAATTAAATCTAGTTCTAATTAAAACTAAATATAAAGATGAATTCAAAAATTCTATTTCAACAATAGGTTTATTAGATAGATATAGAACCCATAAAGAAATTATAAAAGATATTCTCAATAAACAAAGAATGTATCCATTGACATATATTAAGGCTATTAGTCAACAATTACCCCTTAGTAATAGTTCCTCATTAAGCCAATTGAGGACAACACTTTATGGAACTAATTTCAACCATCAATATTATTATAAAAGACCTTTTTCGAAGCTAACTTTTGATATTTTAAATTATACCAAACCTTAATGTATTTATTAAGTTAAATATTAACCTTTGGCAAAAAAACTGTTTTATTGCCAAAGGTTAATTTAAACAAAAGTCTATTTCTCAATACTCCATCTATTTTTTAAATACGTTCATAAAAAGATTACTACAGTTTTTTTTGCACATATAATCTTTACCTTTTGACACAAGATAAACCTCATAATTTGAGGTTTATCTTCGTTATTCATATAAAATCAATATATTTGTTCATAATTTTTATTCGTTCACGAATAATGAACGCAAAAAAATAATGAACATAAAGAGTTTTTAGAATGAATGAAATAGATATTTTAAATAATGCGATACATAATTTAGAGAAAAATATTCCAATAAATTGGGACTGGAAAACTCTTGATTATAAAGAGCAAAAAGAGATTGATGGAGAATTAGCTATTATTGTAAACAATCAAAAAGTGACACTATTTGTTGAGATAAAGAAAGATGTTAAGAACCATCAGTTATTTAATATTCTCAATTATAAAAATAAATTCACTAATTTTTTATTGGTAGCAGAAAAATTATACCCTAAAGTAAAAAAAGAACTTCGTGAAAATCGAGTAAATTATCTGGAGGGCAATGGGAATGTTTATATTAATACAGATGATTTGTTTCTATATATTGATACGAATGAAGTGGCTAAAACTCAAAAAGAAAAAGGAAATAGAGCATTTACGAAGACGGGATTAAAAGTAATTTTTCAATTTCTATTAAACCCTAAATTAATCAATCAAACACAACGAGAAATTGCAGAAGTTACTAATGTGGCTTTGGGTAACATTCCATTAATTATAAATGGATTATTGGAAACTAATTTGATTGTTAGGCTAAACAAAAATGAATATGTAATCAATAATTATGAAGAACTATTAAACAAGTGGATTACAGAGTTCGAACAAACGTTGAAACCTACTCTTTTCAAACAACGATTTAGATATCAAAATAAAGATAAAGACTGGAGAACAATACCATTAAACACAGACAAAACAGTTTGGGGTGGCGAGCCTGCTGGAGATATACTTACAAACCATTTACGTCCAGAAAAATTTACTATTTATACAAAAGAGACCACAAAAGAACTAATACTAAACTACAAGTTATTGCCTGATGATGAGGGGGAAATAACAGTCTATGATATGTTTTGGAATAATGAATACAATACGAATACAGCCCCAAACGAATTAGTATACACTGATTTAATGATTACAGATGATAAAAGGTGTAAAGAAACTGCAAAATTAATTTTCAATGAACATATCCAACCAAACCTATAAAGAACTAGCGATACCATACTTCAAAGAAGTTTTCGATTGTATTGATGAAGTAATGATCAAACTAAATGTACCCTATTATTTAATCGGGGCAAGTGCAGTAGCTTTAAACCTTTTAAGAGACGGAATCAAACCCAGTAGAGGTACAAAAGATATCGATTTTGCAATAATGATTTCTTCTATTCAGGAGTTCGAATCAATTGTGGAAGAACTTGTTAACTTTGGATTTAACAAAGTGCAAGCACCTTGGACACTTTACCATCCCAAATTTAATACCGTTATTGACTTAATGCCATTTGGCGAAATTGAAGAAAAATTCACAGTAAATTTCAATCAGCGTAACACCTATTTACACGTATTAGGACTTACGGAAGTATTACAAGAGCCGGAAACAATTAAGATAGAAGAAAAATCTTTGCAAATTCCATCATTACCTGGAATGGTTGTTTTAAAACTAATTGCTTGGAGCGATAGACCCGAAGATCGTGGTAATGATTTGTATGATATTTTAAGAATTATAGAACATTATTTTGACTTAAATTTTGATGAAATAGTAGAACACCATTTTGATATTTTTCCAAATGATGATAAACTAGACCAACTTAAAATTTCAGCAAGAGTATTAGGACGAAAAGCCAGTAAGTTTTTAAATGTTTCCAAAGCAATAAACGATAGAATCCTAAAAACCATAAATGAGAATGTTGTAAATGTCGAGAAATCAGCAATCGCAAAACAATGGATTAGGGATAAAGACTGGGACTTAAAATATGCTGTTGAAATACTGGAGGAATTAAAAAAAGGATTGACAGAAATAAAGTAGCCTTGTTTTTTTTTACAATAGCTAAAATGAATTATTCGTTTTAAATTTAATGTAATCACTTACATTTCAATCCATAAATAGATTATTATAACGTAATTAAATATTATGAGACTTATTACTACTGGAGAGATCGAGAATTGGGCTGACACGATTGAGTGCAAGTATTATCTTCCACAACTGATTAGGAAATTAATAATAGCAACTATCGATTTTAATTCTATAAAACATTTACAATTCTCTTATGGTGAGGATGTAAATACAGGAGGGTATGATGGAGAATTATTAACTGAATCTGAAAATTTATTTGTTCCTTTTGGAGAAACTGTATGGGAATTTGGAACAACCAATAATAAAAAAGGAAAAGCAGACGAAGACTATGAAAAAAGAAAATTAAACCCATTAGATAAAATACCTAGTGAAACTACTTATGTAAATATTAATGGAAAAAAATATCGTGATAAAAAAAAGTGGATTACTGAAAAAAAAGCAGAGAGTTTTTGGAAGGATGTAAGGTATCTAGATGCAATTGATATTGACCAATGGCTCGAATTGGCTCCACAAGTTGAAATCTGGCTTGCAGAAAAATTAGGAAAACCTACTAATGGAATATTTACTGCTGAGGAATATTGGAAAAGATGGAGTGATAATAAAGAAGTTAAAATACTACCAGAAATAATTGCGGGAGAGAGTAGAAAACAAGAAATCGAAAAAGTAAAACAGTTCTTAAATAGTGAATATGGTGTTTTATATATAAAATCAATTACAAAAGATGAAGCCCTAGTTTTTCCTTTAGCAATTTTAGAGCAATTTGATGTATCCGAAAAAAATGATTTATCATCAAGAACACTTATAATTGATAATAAGGAATCTTTTAATCGAATAATACAAACAAGTAGTCCTCTAATTATTATCACAAAATTTCAAGCAGATAGTACTGATATAAGTGGAGCAATACACAAAGGACATAAAATTATAGTTCCATTGAGTCCTTCTGATGAAATTAATGCAGATAAAATCGATTTATCAATCATTTCATCGGATGATTTTGAAAATGGCTTAAAAAAGATGGGAGTTGATGACGAACAAGCTCGATTATTAACAAAAAATTCGGGACGAAATATTTCAGTCCTTAGAAGATTATTGAAGCTCGACAATATGCAACCTAAATGGCTTGAAAAGATAAATGCTACCGATATCATTCCAATACTTTTAGCAAATAGATTTTCCGAATACAAAAATGGAGACAAAGAGATAATTGAAAGAATAAGTGGTACATCATTTCCTGAATATGAAAAATTTTTAAAGAACTTATTAAATCAAGAAGATACTCCTATTTACCATATAAATGGTGTTTGGAGATTAATCTCTCCAACAGATATTTGGTTATATATCGCAAAATACGTTTCAAAAGATGATTTTGAAAAACTACAAAAAATCTGCTTAGATGTTTTAAGTGAAATTGCTTATAAGTATAGTCTACCAGTAGCTGAAAGAGGTGATTTTATTCAAAGACCTACTACATCATCTACATTTTCATCCAACCTTAAAGAAGGCTTATGTGAAACTTTAGCAATAATATCAATATTGGGTGAAAAATACGGAATTGACACTATTCTTCCTGACATATTTGTTGATAGAATAATTCAACTTATCCTCGAAAAAGACACTGTTGTTTGGCGGTCTTTATCAAGTAACCTTATGATACTTGCAGAAGCATCACCGATAGTTTTCCTAAACAATTTGGAAAGAATATTAAAAGATAAATCCGCATTAGCATTCTTTGAAGAACAACAAGGATTTTTACATACCTCGAATGATTTAGCTCCCTTATTATGGTGCTTAAATATTATTGGCTGGATGCCAGAAAATTTAACTCGTGTTACTTTAACTCTATGTGAACTTATAAATTCTTCTCCTGATAAATTCCCAACCACAAATACACCTTATGACACTATAAAAAGTATATACCGAGTTTGGTACCCTCAGACTAATGCTAGTGCTGAAGATAGAAAAAAAATATTAGATGTAATTATAAAAAAACATCCCGACATATCATACAATCTTCTTGTAAGTATGGTTGGAAGTCGTAATGATACTGCCTTTCATACTCCAAGACCCAAATTTAGATTGTTTTCTGAATTAAGAAAAATTAAAGTTACTTATAATGAGATTTCATATTTGAGGAGATTTTGTGTTGATAATATAATTACACTCTCATTAAATAATTTAAATAGGACACTAAATCTTATTGATTTACTAGATGATATTGATTGGGACAAAATCGAAGTGACTCTTAATGCAATTGAAACAGGTTTAACATTCGATTCAGAATCAAAAAATGAAGTTTATCAAAAATTCAGAGAGTTTATTGGGAGACATCGGAGTTATCCTGATGCTGATTGGTCATTAAATACTGAGATACTTGATCACATTGAGGAGACAGCTGTAAAATTTAAAACTGATGATTATATATTAAGCGAAAAATATCTTTTTGAACATCATCATCCAACATCAATTGAAGGAAAGCTTGGAAATGATTACAGAAAACAAGAACAAGAAATTTTAGAAAAGAGAAAAATATTTTTAGAAAAAATCATTTTAAATTATGGGATTGAGAAAGTTTTCGAATTAGCAGACACAGTTGAACATCCTCATATCTATGGAAATGTTTTAGCTATGATTTTAGAAATTTCTTCGGAAGATACTTTTAAGATCTATCAACTTATAGATTCTGATAATTCTAAATATATTTCTTTAGCAAATAATTTTATTTGGGTTTCTGAAAACAGGACAAGTAGGAAAGAACAAATCATTGTTTTAGACAAAATGATTCAATCCGGCATTTCTAAAAATGGAGTTGTGAAGTTTCTAATGTCTATGCGAGGAAATATTGATTTATGGAAATACATACAAGAAGAGCAAAACAATGAAATTGAAAGCCTCTATTGGAAATCTCAGCAGTCTAACCTTTTCCCAAATAGTAAAGAAGAATTAATGTTTTCATTAGATAAACTGCATAAATTTAAAAAATCTATTGTTTTCCTGAATACTTTAGCAACAAATATTAATCAGTATTCTGAAATAAAAATTTCTTCAGATGAATTATTAATCTTACTGGAAAAAGTTGAACTGATTGATTTTGAAGATAGTTCTCAATTTGACAGTCATAGCTTTGAAAATATACTGGAATTTCTGTATTCCCAAAATGATTATGATGAAGAACAAGGAGCAAAAATTGAAATGAAATTCCATTTTATGTTTAAAAGCTATCATTATCTCAAACCTAAAAATCTTTATAAAATAATGTCTAAAAATCCTTCTGAGTATATGGCAGTAGTTTGTCAAATGTATTTACCAGATGATGAAAAGCTTCGAGCGGAGGAGATAGAAACAAGAACCAAGAATCAGAATTCGCAACTTTTTTTTGAATTTAATTATACCTTATTAGAAAGTTTTGATTATATCCCTTCATTAAAGTTAGACGGAACATTAATTAAAGAAGAGCTTAACGGTTGGGTTAATGAGGTTCAAAATTTAGCAAAAGATAATTATAGAGCAGAAATTACAGATCGATGCATTGGAAAATTATTAGCTAAATACCCGATTAATATCTCGGAGACAAAAGGCTATCCTATTGAAATATATGACATAATTGAAGATATAAATAGTGAGAATATAAATTCAGCCTTTGAAATGCAAATTTCAAACAACTTAGGTTCTACAACCAGAGGAGCTTTTGAAGGTGGAAATATAGAACGCCACAAAGCTAAATTCTTCAATACTCTTTTTGAAGACACAAAAATAATTTATCCTAATGTATCTTTAATATTTAAAAATTTACGAGAAAAATATTTACGAGAAGGGAATTGGGAAGATGAAAATGCTTTACTTAGAAGTTTAAGTTAATGTATTAGTAAACAAAAAGATATAAATTAAAAATAATATTTTTTTCATTCGCTGGTAAAAGGGAATTTTACATTTTATAAGTCACTCCTTTGCCAACGCTCCTAAAGTTTTTGTACGTCCTAGAACGTTTAGGGTTCAAAAGAAAATTTAATGGTAGGGCAACAACTTTCCAAAGCTATGTTGCATAATATGGCATTATAGTGCATAAAAAATCACGGGCAATCAAGCGGTCTCTCTTCGGTCGTTCCCTTTGTTCCGTTCGGCTGTTCCAGTCGGGCTACACTATTTTGTGGAATTACTTATTTCAATTTAACTACCCATAATCCTGAACTTTTCGAATTGCCCTCCGTTCCACAGACACGGCGCAGTCACAATAAAACAGCAGCTTGAAAATAAGCAGCTGTTTTATTGCACTGCTTGTTCCTCATCTTCACACGGTCTCTTCCTGCGTTCGGTCGGGCTTATGCATCCATAATACCGCTTCATTCCGTTACACTCCGCAGGCTACGTTTCTCTACATTCCAGCAGTATTATGTCTGCCGCCCTCCATTTTTTCAGCGGTTGCTCCTTCGCCCAGCCATCGGGGTTGGCTCGCTCCACAATCTACATATAAGTATGTTTAATGTAAAAGGGCTATTATGATTTCTTTTCAACTTTAGTACCTGATGGTCGCTATGCCCTGAATCAAGGTTACCCGCCAAAAAAAGGCGGGAGTCTTTTATTGTTTCCCCGCCGTTACACGCTCATACCCGCTACGTTTCGCTCCGTACCTGCGCTCAACTCTCGCGTCTATGGTGGCTGTTCGATTGCCGCAACCCCGCCACTGCGCTCCTCATCCGCAAATAAAGTTCCTTGCCCCAAAAAAGGGGCACCACTTTATTTGCTCCTTGCGGTGCTTGGGGGTGTTTGATTGCTGTTTTTATAAAGACGTTTATGCAAAAAAACTAGAACGCTACTGCATTTTTTTAAAAGAAAAAGAAAAAAAGGCAGCAAGTTTAGCATCCATTCCTCACTTTCAGTCGGTCGTTCCTCCCTCCGTTTTCGTTCGTCATTCCTGCTATTATAGTGGCTTTCTTTTTTTCTCTTTTTTCTTTTTAAAAAATAGGTTGAAATTTTTAAACCAAAAGTCTTATGTCGAACTTCATCATTAAAACTCACCAAAAAGGCACTGTTTATATAGGAAGCCAAATCTTTATTTTGAATAAAGGTTTAAATAGTGGTAAACCCCAAAAAGAACCTTTTACCAATAGCTATGTAATTCTTTTCCAAAACGAAGAAGATATCGAAACAATTTATTGGTTAGCATATAGTCTTTGGAAATCCAGTTTTTGGAAACCATTACTTGTTGGTTCTGTAATTCCATTTTTACGGATTCATGATTTCAAAAATACATTTA is from Flavobacterium sp. NG2 and encodes:
- a CDS encoding AAA family ATPase, whose translation is MKLVAIWVEDFMRIKNQGFNFGGKNTYDFNFNKEERILRVNSVNTPDYYDLFDNSEIKNISGIIGINGSGKSSLLKLINVISAEKPLEKNVVIIIENEEKKSFEIFDYRSSTFGGFGMNQAITILLPEKGDFSKETEKKQKLTIKKNINPFKEIDLIFYSNLTSNQNVNYLGLDNHLNRSVDYQLRQSLSPENVSEYLKQYNKKKEDNPKFLLLEESFNLQSIYQNNRLERMVRFLSDYKENNFSILGEINFPDRITIWFNENIFSQTIKVLENSEYDFKRLKEISEHCFKSYNQITNPKEKLKNGIKFHYFFFAFYNDFFKRSGEFGYLENISTFVKSVSLDGNIFNSIFEFLISHNSEKQNYEIDKINVLLKNLDILLENIEINESKEFFGNGNYELSINKHLWEFLKEILQITDFKFEALIDYRITPFSSGEEAILYQLSEFHEAFNHSQKDNILISIDEGELYLHPEWQRKYINTLFQFFQLYGKKYEKKIQIIITSHSPFIVSDIPKHNLIFLTKDGKGNCKVSKSENHLPTMGGNIFELFNDGFYVKEFISEFAFHKINQAIKWLNDEESEFKDILEVENFNKLIGESLIRDEIQKMIDFKKMKNFDEYYELIKTNKSTNKND
- a CDS encoding DUF6943 family protein, giving the protein MSNFIIKTHQKGTVYIGSQIFILNKGLNSGKPQKEPFTNSYVILFQNEEDIETIYWLAYSLWKSSFWKPLLVGSVIPFLRIHDFKNTFSSKINLTLQEHEQHLKQVQALRLLEQKENHLKQNIAMINTMRTAILHWYHKV
- a CDS encoding nucleotidyl transferase AbiEii/AbiGii toxin family protein, which translates into the protein MNISNQTYKELAIPYFKEVFDCIDEVMIKLNVPYYLIGASAVALNLLRDGIKPSRGTKDIDFAIMISSIQEFESIVEELVNFGFNKVQAPWTLYHPKFNTVIDLMPFGEIEEKFTVNFNQRNTYLHVLGLTEVLQEPETIKIEEKSLQIPSLPGMVVLKLIAWSDRPEDRGNDLYDILRIIEHYFDLNFDEIVEHHFDIFPNDDKLDQLKISARVLGRKASKFLNVSKAINDRILKTINENVVNVEKSAIAKQWIRDKDWDLKYAVEILEELKKGLTEIK
- a CDS encoding type IV toxin-antitoxin system AbiEi family antitoxin: MNEIDILNNAIHNLEKNIPINWDWKTLDYKEQKEIDGELAIIVNNQKVTLFVEIKKDVKNHQLFNILNYKNKFTNFLLVAEKLYPKVKKELRENRVNYLEGNGNVYINTDDLFLYIDTNEVAKTQKEKGNRAFTKTGLKVIFQFLLNPKLINQTQREIAEVTNVALGNIPLIINGLLETNLIVRLNKNEYVINNYEELLNKWITEFEQTLKPTLFKQRFRYQNKDKDWRTIPLNTDKTVWGGEPAGDILTNHLRPEKFTIYTKETTKELILNYKLLPDDEGEITVYDMFWNNEYNTNTAPNELVYTDLMITDDKRCKETAKLIFNEHIQPNL